The genomic region CTTCTGAGACGAGATGAACACAATGTCTACAGGGATGAAAGCACGAGCGTAACCCAACTACTTATAAGACCACGCAATGCGGGGTGAATTCTCAACAGTTTCCGTTCATTCTCAACAATTTGCCACAACGAACAATTTGGGAGGGAAGCAGAATAGTTTGGTTCTTAACCTAAAAAAGCTTCCATAAACCATAAAATTTCAGCTTCAACATGCAATTCACAAATTATGATTACTTTATCAATTGAAACGAAAGCTAATGGTTGTATTTTGCCAACTTGTCTTCCATCCCACCTGTTGCATTTCAACCCTTAATTCCATGAGAAAAACTGAGAAAACACAAACTGTTAATCCAGTTTTCAACACCAGTCGTAGAAGCTTTAGCTAATTACATGATTATCcgcaaaactttcaccaaatagTTCTCAGGAAACTTTTATGCAACCTAGAACCCTTCTCTTCCTTTCCCTGTCCTCAAAAGATGAGGAAAAGAAGCGGGAACGAAGAAAAGAGTATATTAGTATCGCTTATCGTGGAATGTACTAGGGCATCTCGATTCGGTACCAACAGTTGCCTGCAGTTTTAATAAAGTTGCTTTCAGTGCATACATTGAGCCCGAGGAAGTTTTAAAGCAAGTTTAACATGAATAGATCACACAAACAGCATTTTGTATCTCTCAGGTACTTGCTAGGTCATGAGTGAAAGAATTGTATGGTTTATAAGCTTTTAGAAATCATACAATAGTATAATGCATTGCAAGAAACTGATCGACAATGCAGAAAAAGATttcataacaaaaacaaaatctgaTACACATCTCCATGTTAAAGTTAggagtgtgatatccacatacccttttttacttctcacacacccttctaatttttgaccgtcggatcggatgaattgaagaagatcaacagatagaaattaacaaaaggtgtgtaagaagtaaaaaaagatgtgtggatagcacacccctaaagTTATTGTCATTTCAATAAAGCTCTGCCAAAATGTTTCTATATACAAAACAAGGGAAACCATAATAACCTGTAGAAGCACAGCCATAGCTGTGGCAGAGATCTCTTCGCACCAAAGAAGCCAACAGTTGGGAATGAGAAGGCTCTGATCACTCATGAGTATTCCTCCCCAGCCATATTTTACCGTGAAGCCAGTGACCAGaagtttaaaataaaagttGGTGACACAGCAAACCAACTGATAAAAGCCATAGCTGTGGCAGTCTCAAACCTTTTGCAATGGTTAAAACCACATTTGTTAAGATCATTGGCAATGAGGACAGTGATTCCAGCACAAGCACATGCGGCAGCAAATGTAAGAGTGGATGTGATCTGCACAAAAAGAAACACTTGTACATCTGTAAGCTTGTGATGGACTGATTTAGGTCTCGAACAGCGGGACTTAATGCCACTCTGATGCAGCAAATTCActtttcaactttcaaaaaaTGGATATTTGCACGCACAAGTACATATTAACAAAGCATCTTGTTAATGAATGAATAAAAAACAGAAATACTAAGTTATCTGCATAGAAATGAAGGTAACATCTCAAGTGGCAAAACCCAGAAGGGACATCTAGTCATCTATCAATGTCAAATGTGGCAAGGGTGAGATGGCCATTTAATAAGACTTAGTTTAAAATTTGCCTAAAACAACACACAAAATATGTATACTGAGGATAGAGTGGTTTACCAGTTAGGTCTGACCAGTGTTACATTACCACAACCACCACAATGGTGAGTGAAAGAAAGGTATGTGCATTAATATGAGTGTGCCTGGATAAGTTTCGTTTCTTGTGTGTATTGTAGTGGTGCATTTGAAGCGTGTTATGTCTCTAAATTTGTTGACTCACCatgtttttgttaaaaattctgGTATCAGAGCGAGGCAGTTAGGGATCGACAAACCACAAAGTTTCTAGTGTTCATGCCACAAGCTGAGACTGTGAAACTTGTCTGAGATTAAGCTCGGGTGGTATCAAGAAGTTCCACAGCTAGAATTATAACATGTGGTCAAGAAAGGTGAAAAGTACCAGGTATGGCTACTATGATGCCTGATTATTCAAGAGATCACAACATCGGACAGTCAACTAATAGAAATTTATTTAGTCGGTGGTCTTGGATGAAGTGGTGTTTTGCTGTAGTAATAGACAATGGATGGTAACACTATCAACCACCAAAGAATAATCTAGAGCAGCAACTATGGCACCTGAACAAAGCGCATGGGTGATGCAAATAATTGACCATGCAGTACTGGTCTACTGTTAAATTCAGTCAGCGATCCGTTTAGCTTCATTTGAGTGGCAGCCGCTCCTCTCAACCAATGACAGAAAACGTAGAACTATAAAAACAGACTAAGATTTTCTCTATATATAGATAGCTCAGCTGTCATTCTTCATGTAGTAGAGAAGTTATGGTGACAGCATCGGAGTCTTTAGTTTATGTGTGTAATGTCGTACATTAGCAGTGTCCAAGTTATATTCAATCTGTTGTCCCATGGTGTGTTTCATGCATCCTTGGAATAACAAATTCTACTATCGAAGCAATGGTCTATAAATAATTGGGTAATCACATACGAACAAAGCAGCTAGTTAACATTTGAATGGACAGATCACTGCTTTTCTATTTCACCAGGGACGGAACCAGCCACGAGACTGGCCCAGCCCCTTATGctaggcaaaaaaaaaaaaagtataagtTATTGTGGCGTGATGTTGTTACATTGGTCAGTATAGGTTAGTATGGCTTTGATCCTGCCCATTTTTAGAGAGGAAACAGAAAAGTCAAAAGCATTCAGGCACAGAGACATTCCTACTGGCTCTGTATTTATCACTAGGTTAGTCTGGTGGTGTGTTGTTGCTCTAGTTTGGTTACTAAACTTGTGAGTGACTGATGattttgatgctttgaagacGAGGATGTCAACATTTAAATACTGCACTTTTGTTTGTTGTATTGTTATCTTTTTGTTTGTCAGTTGGTTatctttttatcattttggtttgtttatgtatatgtatgcattCTGAGGGGTATGGCTAACTACGTCCCCCTGACTAGgtgtatttgtttttgtttattaataaaattcaCCCATATCCGTgtattttcttcaaaatcttATTAGGTTTGTAACTTCGAAAACGCATGAAAACAACTGATATTGTGCCAAAATTTCAACAAGGATTTCCGTCgaggtaagaaaaaaattagcttAAAATCCAgcccacccaaatttcaaatcctATGTGAAATTAGATAAAGCATTAACCACAAATCAACTTTTGCAGGTCAGTATCCACAGGAAGCTCCTGTGAAAATATGCACCCCTATCAAGTTTGGGGAATCTATCGGTGTCACATTCAGTTAAGTGCTAGCTACAGATTTTGCCAATGATTTAAACACTCAAATTCTACTAGTTAGTGGCTAATCAACAGAAGTAATGCAACAAGACTTGAAGGGTTAAATTCATATCTTACCCCATCTCCAATGGTGAAGAAACACACAGCCTTGCAATTGCGCAAACTCCGCCTCACCAAAAGAGCATACAAATCAACAATCGCCATTGACAAACTCCACACACATTGCAAGCTAACAGCAGCAACAAGGTAGCTACATTTCACCCAGCAAAACCAAACCCAATTACAAACACAAAAATCATCAAAGACTCAAACTTTAACCAAAACCCATCTCAATAAACATGtaaaaattgcaaaaatcaTGAACCCAGCATTACCAGAAGGCGGTGACGGTGGGAAAATCGGAGGTGGCGGCCATGACGGAGAGAGAAATTGCGGCGAAGCAGAGCTGGCAGAGACGCAGGGCGAGCCCACCGGGGGTGCCAGGCATGCCTTGGACGTCCTTCATCCTCACTCTGAGGGCGTTCTGGGCCGCCACGTCAGTCGTGGGCGGGGCCTCCACCGGATGGACCAACGGGCGGCTCACGTACATAACTCTATAAAATCTCTCTGCACACCCACTCTACAGAGACAAAAGCGATCTCGATGAAACCATGAAGTTAGAgtcggaggaggaagaagatgggaATTAGAAATGGTTGGAATTGATGGGAGTTTTGTTTGTCTGCTTTCTTTCACATCAGTCATTAGTCATCAGCGGCGTGCTGCTGCCTAGTGGCCTAACACTTGTTTATGTGTTTTTGGTGCACCCTTTGcttttggaaatttggaatatGCTTCCTTGTACAGCATTTTGGTCGAGCACTATGCTTCTTTTTTAGTAGACTTGTagaaatttttgttaaaagtttCGAAGAAATGCACGGTGACGATTAATTTTAATAACGCGAACGATGAAGATTATTTAGAAGGTCAAAAAGTGGACTACGGAATACAAATTCGAGACTTATAGACATAATAACAGTAGGACTTTGGTTTAGGATTGGAGAGTTTAAGAATTGGCATGATTGGTTATTTGAATAGGACTTCGTTCTTCATTCTTACTAATGTAGCTAAAATCAAGAACTGTAATTGAGGAAATTAGTACTTAGTAAAAGAGAACGCATATGGTTTTTCAACCAAAACTAAGTCTTCATTTGCCCTAAATAATCATTGTATAGCTCAAGAGTAAAGTTAAAACGGATTTAAGTAATACGAGTTTAGCCATACTTATTTTGTAGAAGGTGTTTTAGATTGGTTCTATTCTAATACAATCATTGTCTAATACAATCTCGCAATGTTTCTTGATGATCAACATTGAGTTTGATTATTTGACTTATGACTAGTTTGAGATTgtggtgctttaaaaaaaaaatagcttaCTAAAAAAAATCTGAGACATCAAATGTGTTTAATAAAACAGAGAAAAAGtgtctttttaaaaaaaaaaaaaatgccatcAGTAACAGTAGAAAagtatagaaaaataaaaacatggaCTACCATGCTTCTAAGAAAAGCACATTTTTTTCAAACATAGTAGTCAATgccatttaataaaattttcaaaaaacaagTATTCTCctacatattttacaaaattatgcCCTTACATTATTctctttgacaattattatatcacattatgTGTCATATcctttttagttatttaacatattcacaacaatttatataaaagtttactaaacgcTCAGACactatttttttgtcaaaatacttttacaaaaaagtttaccaaatactcaataactttattttacagctgcttattctcatagTACAgtagaaacatttttttttataaaaagcacaacaataccaaactagcctttaacattatcaaaatttcattgtttaagTAAGAAATACAATATGTCTACTTATTCGATAATCATTAGATGATCAAACGATTTTAAATTTAGTTAATACTTTGAAAGAATGATGATGATCTAGAAAATAAATTTCCGATTATCAAATAACattgtaaaacaaaaagaaaaatcgataaaatagaacaaaaaaattcaaaataatattagaaaaaccaaatttttatgAGAAAGTTCATGGCAAGATCATAAGTAAAATTTTGACGCGCAACGAACAAAGATTAGGTTCAACATTATTTTAGTATTAATAAACCAAAGAAAGAAATGGCTTTGAAAAGAAAGGTAAAACTCGTAGACTTTCCAGTCGGCGAGCCAATCAAAAAGACCATAAAGCCCCTGTAAGCGCTCTATATATCAAAATGCTTTCGTTATTCGCGGTGTTCAAAGTCTCCCAAATTTCTGTCTGCGCGATCGGTTAGGGTTTTACATTTGGGCGATCGATTGAAATTCCAAGAATCGAAGATGATCGAGGTGGTGCTGAACGACCGTCTGGGGAAGAAGGTGAAGGTGAAGTGCAACGAGGATGACACCATCGGCGACCTGAAGAAGCTGGTGGCGGCTCAGACGGGCACCCGCTCCGACAAGATTCGGATCCAGAAGTGGTACAACGTCTACAAGGACCACATCACCCTCAAGGACTATGAGATTCACGACGGCATGGGCCTCGAGCTCTATTACAACTGAAGGTTAGGATTGAAATCTCTCTGCAATTTCAGATATTTGGGGCAATTATGTTGTTTTCTAGGGTTTTTTGATTGGTTAGGTGAATTGGGGTTGTTAAGTTTTAGGGTTTATTGTATGGGTTAATTTCTTGTTGAATTTCAATTATTTCGACTGAATGTTCGGATATAATGTCTGCAATTTCATCTGCTATCATGATATAGTTATTTTTTACTCAATTGGggcaatttgattgttttttcaGGGTTGTTGATTTGTTAGATGAATTGAACTTTTGACTTCTAGGGTTTCTTGTATTAGTTAATATCCTTGTCGAATTTTAACTGTTACGTAGTGAAGACGTTGAATGCAGTGCATGTTTATGGTCGACTCTTAGCTAATAGAACAAAGGCAACTAGACGTTTGCCCTTCACATCCAGTCCTTTACCTATATGAAACAAACGCAGACTTTAACAGGACCAAAGAGGGATGTTTCGTGGTTTATTGGGGTTCTTGTTGTGATCACTTGTTAGTTAAACAGAAAAATTACAGTAGGCTTGATTGATGGACTTGGTTAAGAGATCAATTAGATGTTCATTTGATTGGCTAGCACTTTTCTGATTGGAAATCAGCGGATCGTCTATAAATTTGATTACATTACTTGTAGTTTGTTGCTAAGTGCATATGCTAATTGGTAGATAATTTCTGTCATAACAACGAGGCAGCTTCAGAATGTAAACATAGAAATTTCTGTGTGTTTTCAGGGGTTCCGGCCTTACTACAATGTGCTGGTGGTGGGATTGGCGTTTGGTCTCTACAAGAAGTGGCTGTATGTATTGAAAACCGGTTGTATGCATTGCAAACCGTAGAATGATGCAGATTAAtgtttttcctaaaactatttggCTACATGTAAGGATTAACTGCATATACATTTGTGTTATTTGTGTTGCCACACATTCAGTCTCAGTATTCAGTATTGATGGTTTGCGACTGTGATATGTTGAATCAGAATATATATTACTCAGGTCTTTAAGATGGGATGGATCTATAGAAAAGAATGATCTTTTATTTGGATGGAAATTGGAGGGGATTAGACATGAAGGAAGCTCATTCCTTTATTATCCTACTAAATTGGGGATTGGAGTGAATAAGTTTCTTTCACAACTATGAGTAATCCATCTTGTCTTCAACATACCTATAAACACTAAAATTCCTGAAAAGCAATGGAACAAGAatatgcatacaaaataataattattgtttttatcaAATGAATAGGGTTGCAATCTGTGGGTAAATTCTTTATAAGAATGAATCCTTTGATGCATCTCCAAAAGTGTCTGAAATACCATAATGTGTGTTTGATTCAAGGCTGTAGAAGCTTGATCTTGATCAAACGGATGCCATAAGAACTTTTGTAATGGTACGTGATGTTTGACTTTGGTGGTTAGGAACTGGCTCATGTGAGTGGTGTTTGATAATTCTTCGCAAGGACGATGAGGAATTTGGAAAAGGGTTTGCTGAATTTGTGGTGTGGCCGGAGGAATTTGACGTAACTGAATTTGGAGATTGCTCTGCAATTTGGCTATACAATTCTTGTTGCCGAAGATTTTTCTGCTGGAATTCCTTATCGAGTTTTCTTCTCCTCTCCATGCGACTCCATGGCTTGTTCCATCTTCTAATGTCATATTTATAGGGAGATAAGTATCAACCATTAAAATTGGagtgtatttttgctcacctCTTGTGGCAAGGGTCATGATCCTGCCAATGATTGCTGttagattaatttaaaattttcaagattCTTGTCCTACCATCTTATATCTCTCAATGTTAGGAGAAAAGCTTGTGTGGGGCTCGACCTGCAACTGAATTTTGCTGGATGACATTACAATCCAGTCAAAACTCGTCTCAtggtaaattttaaatataatattttatcattttttattttaaatctttcattattatattttctattaattaatatacaCCATGAGATTGATCTAACAGTTCatattttttcctcttcttctttcttttccttttctctctacCGTTGCAGTCTTCTTCCTCATagtttctttcctttcttcttaaGAATATGAGGGGGAAAAAAGCCAGTCTTCTCCAACTATCATGAAATGAAAAGAGTAAAAATCCAATTTCAGAAACATAGTTAAAATCATCATTGTGGTAGGCACTTGCCGCCGTCTTCGGTCTTGACAAAAAAGTATCTACAAAACAGTTAACACttttgatcaaagaccaaagCGCCTACGAGGAGTGGAGAGAAGGGGGTGTCAAACGATCTTTGATGCCTAAGTCAGTAAGTTTGAATAGAATGAGTGTTTAGGGTTTTATgtagggagttttaatgaaaagggcttagACCAagattattttaataaaaaaaccactTTATAGTTTTCTTTAACCAAAAGCACCTCAAAATTAACC from Pyrus communis chromosome 9, drPyrComm1.1, whole genome shotgun sequence harbors:
- the LOC137745628 gene encoding CASP-like protein 5A1 produces the protein MYVSRPLVHPVEAPPTTDVAAQNALRVRMKDVQGMPGTPGGLALRLCQLCFAAISLSVMAATSDFPTVTAFCYLVAAVSLQCVWSLSMAIVDLYALLVRRSLRNCKAVCFFTIGDGITSTLTFAAACACAGITVLIANDLNKCGFNHCKRFETATAMAFISWFAVSPTFILNFWSLASR
- the LOC137746049 gene encoding ubiquitin-like protein 5; the protein is MIEVVLNDRLGKKVKVKCNEDDTIGDLKKLVAAQTGTRSDKIRIQKWYNVYKDHITLKDYEIHDGMGLELYYN